One region of uncultured Methanobrevibacter sp. genomic DNA includes:
- a CDS encoding tetratricopeptide repeat protein, which translates to MTIQDLLNECECAYDEKDFKKLIELCDEVFKKDPDNQIAIGYKSISYCFLNQPQKALKILNGAVKLYPDNYYYKNISAMAYYDLGEYEKSLKCCVEGLKIKEFDWLYENKIKALLKLDRTDEAMECYENAPWYIEIIELLIETEKYSEALKYCLQEDMEDYESVIDEIKENDSEVVGDYYISWIYNIKSRFDIRFCPECGGELIPIVWGLPPGEWREKAEREEIFLAGCCIPLNPPNYHCKKCGGEFDLGVEGLHIECEDYELYGYIEYKIRELTFLLKENSIVFSRSLDFLKKELKGFDDKEFDAFIKHLKDLNYIFEPREAYIKLVGYDDLKCVEIIG; encoded by the coding sequence ATGACTATACAGGATTTATTAAATGAATGTGAATGCGCATACGATGAAAAAGACTTTAAAAAGCTCATAGAACTTTGTGATGAAGTTTTTAAAAAAGATCCGGATAACCAAATTGCGATAGGCTATAAATCAATATCATACTGCTTTTTAAATCAACCTCAAAAAGCTTTAAAAATATTAAACGGAGCTGTTAAACTTTATCCGGATAATTATTACTATAAAAACATCAGTGCAATGGCTTATTATGATTTGGGAGAGTATGAAAAATCTTTAAAATGCTGTGTGGAAGGATTAAAGATTAAAGAGTTTGACTGGCTGTATGAAAACAAAATCAAAGCTTTGCTTAAGTTGGACAGAACTGATGAAGCAATGGAGTGTTATGAAAACGCCCCATGGTATATTGAAATCATTGAATTATTGATTGAAACTGAAAAATATTCAGAGGCTTTAAAATACTGTTTGCAAGAGGATATGGAGGATTATGAATCAGTCATTGATGAAATAAAAGAAAATGATAGTGAGGTAGTTGGTGATTATTACATTTCATGGATTTATAATATCAAATCCAGATTCGACATCAGGTTCTGTCCTGAATGCGGCGGCGAATTGATTCCAATAGTCTGGGGATTGCCTCCTGGGGAATGGCGTGAAAAAGCAGAACGTGAAGAGATATTTTTAGCAGGCTGCTGTATACCTCTAAATCCTCCAAATTATCACTGCAAAAAATGCGGCGGCGAATTTGACTTGGGAGTTGAAGGATTGCACATTGAATGTGAGGATTATGAGTTATACGGATATATTGAGTATAAAATCCGTGAATTAACTTTCCTGCTTAAAGAAAACTCAATTGTATTTAGTAGATCTCTGGATTTTCTTAAAAAGGAATTGAAAGGTTTTGATGATAAGGAATTTGACGCATTCATAAAGCACTTGAAAGATTTAAACTACATCTTTGAACCTCGTGAAGCTTATATTAAATTAGTGGGATATGATGATTTAAAATGTGTGGAAATAATTGGATGA
- a CDS encoding maltose acetyltransferase domain-containing protein — MKEIEKMKAGLEYSYDDEVISMFKLKAIKNSTRFNAIDDSDFEKQYEVLCEILGSVGTNVMMCKRFSFDNGKNIFIGNNFTGNYNLTILDIKEVYIGDNVMIGPNTLIQQLIIH; from the coding sequence ATGAAAGAAATTGAAAAAATGAAAGCAGGTCTTGAATATTCTTATGATGATGAAGTAATAAGTATGTTTAAATTAAAAGCAATCAAAAACAGCACCAGATTCAATGCAATTGATGATTCTGATTTTGAAAAGCAATATGAAGTGCTATGTGAGATTTTAGGTTCTGTTGGAACTAATGTTATGATGTGCAAACGATTTTCATTTGACAATGGGAAAAACATTTTTATAGGAAATAATTTTACAGGAAACTATAATCTGACAATTCTGGATATTAAAGAAGTGTATATCGGAGATAATGTAATGATTGGACCAAATACATTAATACAACAGTTAATCATCCATTAA
- a CDS encoding DapH/DapD/GlmU-related protein, whose protein sequence is MAKATEIHIGNDEWLGGNVTVHPGVTIGNNVVVGAGAVVTKYIPDNSLALGVPARVVKKIDNDIE, encoded by the coding sequence TTGGCAAAAGCAACAGAAATACATATTGGCAATGACGAGTGGTTAGGAGGCAATGTTACAGTCCATCCAGGCGTGACTATTGGAAATAACGTTGTTGTAGGTGCAGGTGCAGTTGTTACAAAATATATACCCGACAATTCACTTGCTTTAGGAGTTCCTGCAAGAGTTGTTAAAAAAATAGATAATGACATTGAATAA